The following nucleotide sequence is from Deltaproteobacteria bacterium.
CTCGGTGTGCAGTACCTGGGCCGCAAAGGCGTGATTACCGGCTTTTTGAAAAACATCGCCAGCCTCCCCAAGGAAGAAAGGCCCGCCGCCGGAAAAAAGGCCAACCGGGTCAAAGGGGCCCTGGAGCAAGCCATCGAAAAAGCGCGCAAACGGATCGAAACGGCGATGGCGGACAGCGTCGACCGTTTGGACGTATCGCTCCCGGGAAGCCCTTCGCTTGCCGGTGCATTGCATCCGGTCACCCAGATATCCCAGCAAATCTGCAGCATCTTCAACAGCCTGGGATTCGATATCGCAGAAGGTCCGGAAGTCGAGACGGACTACTACAACTTCGAAGCGCTCAACTTCCCCAAAGATCATCCGGCCAGAGATATGCAGGACACCTTTTTCGTGTCTGAGGATGTCGTTCTCAGGACGCACACGTCACCCATGCAGATCCGCATCATGGAAAAAACACAGCCGCCCGTACGGGTGGTGGTTCCCGGCAAGGTGTTCCGCTGCGACTCCGACCTGACCCACACGCCCATGTTTCACCAGGTCGAAGGGCTTCTCGTGGATCGCGGCATCTCCTTCGGGGACCTCAAAGGCATTCTGACAGCCTTCGTCCATCAGATGTTCGATGACCAAACAAGCCTCCGATTCCGTCCCAGCTTCTTTCCTTTTACGGAGCCCAGTGCCGAAGTGGACATCCTCTGCGTCATGTGCCGGGGCAAAGGGTGCCGGGTCTGCTCCCACACCGGATGGATTGAAATTCTCGGCTCGGGAATGGTCCATCCCGCTCTATATGAAAATGTGGGCTACGACCCCGACCTTTACAGCGGATTTGCCTTCGGCATGGGTGTGGAGCGCGTTGCCATGCTGAAATTCGGCATCGACGACATCAGAAAATTTTTCGAAAACGACATCCGCTTCTTAAATCAATTTTAACACCGGGTTAAACAGATACCGCCGCACTGCAGGACGCGTGAGCCACTTAAGCCGGTAAGGGGTAATGTATAGATGAAAGTGAGTCTCAGTTGGCTGAAGGCATTCGTGTCGGTTGACATGACGCTGGAGGAGTTGACCCACGACCTGACCATGGTGGGGTTGGAGGTGGAGGGCGTGGCCGACCGGTACGCCTATCTCGACAACGTGTTTGTCGGCCGCATCACCGCCGTCAAAGACCATCCCAATGCGGATCGGCTCAAGGTATGCGACGTTGCTCTGAAAAACGAAACCCGCAGGGTCGTCTGCGGAGCCCCCAATGTGGTCGACGGCATGCTGGCCCCTTTAGCCCTGCCCGGAACCCAGCTGCCCGACGGCACCGTCCTGAAACAGGGAATCATCCGGGGTGAGGCCTCGGAAGGCATGCTTTGCAGCGAAACCGAGCTCGCACTTGGCGAGGATGCGTCCGGCCTCATGGTGCTGAATGAAGACCTCCCCGTGGGAGAGAACCTGGCCGTGGCCCTCAACCTATCGGATCCGGTGCTGGAAATCGACCTCACACCCAACCGTCCCGATTGCCTCAGCATTATCGGCACGGCCAGGGAGGTCGCCGCCATTCAGGGCCGCAAAATCAGCGTCGAACCCGTAACGCTGGCCGATGCCGGGCACGAGATCGACCGCCACACCTCCGTTACGGTTGAAGCGCCGGACGACTGCCCCCGCTACACGGCTCGCCTGCTGGAAAATATCATTGTGGGCCCGTCACCCCAATGGCTGCAAAACAGACTGATTTCCGTCGGCCTCCGGCCGATTAACAATATCGTCGACATCACCAACTTCGTCCTGATGGAGTACGGACAACCGCTGCATGCCTTCGATTTCGACCGCCTGGCGGAAAACCGCATCGTCGTGCGCAAGGCGGAGGCCGGTGAAAAATTCACCACCCTCGATGGCAAGGAACGCGAATTGTCCGCAGGCATGCTGTTGATATGCGACGGTGAAAAACCGGTGGGACTGGCAGGCATCATGGGGGGCCTGAACTCTGAAATCGAAAGCACCACCACGAGGGTCCTCATCGAGAGTGCCTATTTCAACCCGACGAGCATCCGTAAAACAGCCAAGACGCTGGGATTGAACACGGATGCATCCCACCGCTTCGAACGCGGCATCGACCCGGAAACGACGCCGGTGGCCCTGGACCGGGCGGCAAAGCTGATGATGGAGCTGGCCGGCGCCACCCTGGTCGACGGGGCTATCGACGCCAAAGCGGTTATCCCCCAACCGGCACCGATCGTACTGACCCTAGCGGAAACGAACCGTCTTTTGGGGACCGACCTCGATCGTGAAGCGATCAAACGCCAGTTGAAATCGATCGAATTCAAGGTTGAAAACGGACCCGGCAAGGACCTCACGGTGACCGCCCCGACCTTTCGCGTCGACATCACCCGTACCGTCGACCTCATCGAAGAGGTTGCCCGGCTAACCGGCTACAACAACATCCCCGCCACACATCCACTGGTGCCTGCGGAGACGCGCCGGCCGTCGAAAGCCCTGACGGAAAGGGACCGCATCAAGCGCATCATGACGGGTTTCGGCTTCTCCGAGGCCATCAATTACAGCTTCATGGACAGCCGGATGTGCGACAGCCTGAACCTGACGCGTGAAGACTCCCGACGAAATTTCGTAGAAATCCTGAACCCGCTGACCGAAGACCAGACGGTTATGCGCACCTCCATCATACCCGGCATGATCAGGTCTATGCACCGCAATATCAGCCGTCAGATAAAGCGGATCAAGCTTTTCGAAGTGGGTAAAATCTTTATCCGGAAAGCAACCGCCGCACTGCCTGATGAAACCGAGATGCTCGGCGCCATTCTGTCGGGGCCGGTGAGCCCGCCCCACTGGAATGCGACGGAAAAACCGTTTGATTTTTATGATATGAAGGGAATCGTCGAAGGATTGCTGAACGCCCTGAATGTCGACAACATCGCCTACACC
It contains:
- the pheS gene encoding phenylalanine--tRNA ligase subunit alpha, whose protein sequence is MDSLDQTEKRALDELGAAATVEAVNTLGVQYLGRKGVITGFLKNIASLPKEERPAAGKKANRVKGALEQAIEKARKRIETAMADSVDRLDVSLPGSPSLAGALHPVTQISQQICSIFNSLGFDIAEGPEVETDYYNFEALNFPKDHPARDMQDTFFVSEDVVLRTHTSPMQIRIMEKTQPPVRVVVPGKVFRCDSDLTHTPMFHQVEGLLVDRGISFGDLKGILTAFVHQMFDDQTSLRFRPSFFPFTEPSAEVDILCVMCRGKGCRVCSHTGWIEILGSGMVHPALYENVGYDPDLYSGFAFGMGVERVAMLKFGIDDIRKFFENDIRFLNQF
- the pheT gene encoding phenylalanine--tRNA ligase subunit beta gives rise to the protein MKVSLSWLKAFVSVDMTLEELTHDLTMVGLEVEGVADRYAYLDNVFVGRITAVKDHPNADRLKVCDVALKNETRRVVCGAPNVVDGMLAPLALPGTQLPDGTVLKQGIIRGEASEGMLCSETELALGEDASGLMVLNEDLPVGENLAVALNLSDPVLEIDLTPNRPDCLSIIGTAREVAAIQGRKISVEPVTLADAGHEIDRHTSVTVEAPDDCPRYTARLLENIIVGPSPQWLQNRLISVGLRPINNIVDITNFVLMEYGQPLHAFDFDRLAENRIVVRKAEAGEKFTTLDGKERELSAGMLLICDGEKPVGLAGIMGGLNSEIESTTTRVLIESAYFNPTSIRKTAKTLGLNTDASHRFERGIDPETTPVALDRAAKLMMELAGATLVDGAIDAKAVIPQPAPIVLTLAETNRLLGTDLDREAIKRQLKSIEFKVENGPGKDLTVTAPTFRVDITRTVDLIEEVARLTGYNNIPATHPLVPAETRRPSKALTERDRIKRIMTGFGFSEAINYSFMDSRMCDSLNLTREDSRRNFVEILNPLTEDQTVMRTSIIPGMIRSMHRNISRQIKRIKLFEVGKIFIRKATAALPDETEMLGAILSGPVSPPHWNATEKPFDFYDMKGIVEGLLNALNVDNIAYTAMPDDRCRYTRPGHTARILHEDADVGLVGELQPDVMQVFDLKQNAYIFELDLTRLYEAIPAFIQARDIPRFPAISRDATIIIDRDIEAGNILECVREMDETLVENVLVFDVFTGDPIAEGKKSISFRITYRSHAETLEDERVNRLHKEITFKVIQKFDAGLPE